A stretch of DNA from Takifugu rubripes chromosome 15, fTakRub1.2, whole genome shotgun sequence:
TGAGGTATTTTGCCCAAATGAGGCATGAAATGTGCAGCTTTCTGACAATCATTAGGTCGGTTTAATCCCGCAGGTTAAACTGATTAACACCAGTGAGAACAAATGACTGTGGCTGAAACGGCCTATTATTCTTATTTTAGAATGAAATCCTGATCTGTAAATACTAGGAAGCGACAGCTGTTGCCCTGTTCTCCCCATAAATGATGAGGTTGCTATGGGAGACAGCTTTACATGGTTGTACAGCCAGGAATGTCCTCATGTTAAGGTGCATTTTTAACTCCTATTTCTGTGTTGAATTCATAGACAGTTGCCATATTTTGCATGCAGGTATTTTCTAATTGAATGTTTCAGGTGTGGTTCCACCTCggcgtcttcttcttcttctctgaggggaaacaatgaaaacataATGAAACGACGGCGTCATCCTTCACACATGCATTATGAGTACCGTTTCCTTCTGATGCTAAAAACTGGATCATGTGCCGTGTTATTTTTACACACTTCATGACTTGATGTTACTTATGAACCTTTTCTAAATAAGAATAGAATTGTGTCAAATCACAGTGTGATAATTAATCTGCCTAATGGAAAATAGGGTTTCTGGGGCACCCTCCATTAAATAAAGTGATACAATCTTTTTGTCTCTGTTGTTGTATTCTGGAATTTTAGATAGTAGGAATGTCAGAAGGAACTTAGTAAATAATGAATTACAGAATGCAAATGTGTTAAAAGAaagcaagaagaagaagctttaAAACCAGGCTGGATGAGAGTTGTTGCTACGAGCTAAACAGAGTAATGCCGTGATATTAAGTAGACAAGAAGTCTTCTGATGGATTAGAATGCATTTATAAATAAAGCGAAATGCGTTTTATTCTGAAAGAGCTGCATCAAAAATGGTGATGTGCCAGAATAGCAGGTAAAACGTGTCTAAATGTTGCTGCAGGAGTTAAAACACCATTTCACCTTGTCTTATTGCTACTTTCCCCCCATTTATCCCAAACTGTGCAGGAACAATGCGCGTTTCAATCCTTTGGGACGTCTCATCCCGACATGCGCGCCGAACTTGCGCGGCCGCGGACCGCACGTGACGGTGAACGTTCACGTTCagcccctgaacgcaccacatACTTCCCTGCACGGAGGGCGTTTCCAGCTCTGGTAGGAGACTCTCGGGGCCCGAGGGGACAGACAGAGGTTCTCCAACAGCGGGTCAGAACCGCCAGAAGTTGCGGGTCCCACAGGGAGCATGACCAACCTCACGTCGCACCCCAACGGCATGCAGGGCCTCCGGAAGGAGCACCTGTACAAGGTGCTGGTGATCGGGGACCTGGGAGTCGGGAAAACCTCCATCATCAGGCGCTACGTGCACCAGACTTACTCCAACAACTACCGGGCCACCATCGGAGTGGACTTCGCCTTGAAGGTGCTGAACTGGGATTCTGAGACGGTCCGGCTCCAACTCTGGGACATCGCAGGTACGACAGATGCGGGATCCAACTAATGTTTCTGCCCCcgtgattttattttagaaacgctaaaacaacaacaacccctaATTAAATCGGTTTAAACAAATACGGCGAAGTTTGGTGAGATAAGACCGTAATTCAGAGTCAGCATGAAAGTTGAAAATGACTCGACGTTTATTGATGGAAGACGCACTGTCACTGTGACAAACAGCTATTCTTTATCTCTGGCCCACACGCGCGCGCTCACGCGCGCAGAGGAAAGACCAGGGTGCTTTCATTAGTCACTTATTTAAGGTATGGTCCTCCCTCATGTGACGCGCTCATGTGATGCCTATTTGAATGCCAGCCTGATTTTTATGTTATTGAGTCACAAGGTGGAAGCAACCCACCGAgtcatttctgctttatttatcccttcatCTACCTGGTTACATGGACCTCCCGGGGGAGTGATGTTCCACATGTAACAGCGTGTGTATTTGTCCTGCATGACGGTGTGTCCCGCCGTGTCTGAGTCTGCATGTGAGGTTGCCTGGTGGAGCATGACAATCGTTCGTAGATGAAaggaggaacttatcaatctcTTTCCTGTCAGACGTTCCATTTCCTCTTCTCTGGTCTCCTTCCACATAATCCCAGAATCTTTATCTGCAGTGTGACCGAGTCAACAGGAATGTGCAGTTTCAGGCTTGGCTAACAGCATTTAGCTCGTCATTTCATGCAAACAATGGGAATCTCATGAACGaagaaccgtgtgtgtgtgtgtgtgtgtgttcggtcACCGCAGGTCAGGAGCGTTTCGGAAACATGACGCGGGTCTACTACCGCGAAGCCATGGGGGCCTTCATAGTGTTTGACGTGACGCGGCACACGACCTTCGAGGCCGTTGCCAAGTGGAAGGAGGACCTGGACTCCAAGCTGATGCTGGCGGACGGGCAGAGCATCGCCACGGTGCTGCTGGCCAACAAGTGCGACCAGGGGAGGGAGCTGGCCAACAACGCCATCAAAATGGACCAGTTCTGCAAGGACCACGGCTTCGTGGGCTGGTTTGAGACCTCCGCTAAGGTAAGACTAGAGGTTGGAGATGGAAATCATTTTGCTCTTTTGGCATCAATATTATGATCAGATGAGAAAAACGTTAGTTTATGGCGACGCTTGATggatcattattattattctgtaGCTTCCTCCATGCAGGCCTCTTTCCCTCCAGTCTACGTTGCATTAAACTGGCACCGAAGTGTCATTTCCCAAAAAGTTCAAACTGTTTTAGTGAGAATGAATGAGTCTCATGAGCACTGAGTGCCTGACGCAGACACTCACTGGAGGTCATCGCCCACTCGGGCCACGGCAGCCGCTGCGAAACTAAAATAAATCCCACCGCCGAAGCCACTGGAAGTTCATGTCCGTGTGGAAAAGTTGGAGTGTGAGATAATTTCATAAAGCGGAGTCACGCTGCTTGTGGCTGCTGTGCGAGTCGAATGCATATTTAAAGCGTTagaaacactcacacaccctctgcTGACACCCACGTGTGACCGGAGCACCAGCGGCCGCCTCTTGTGGCATCGAGACTCGACATTCTGGGGGTGAAAGGTCACCAGGCCGAGGTGCCGGGGCGGCCCGGGCGTGGGCGGGTCACGGGTGGGCGGGTCACGGGTGGGCGTGTCCTCCTTCACCGCTCCTCATTGAAATCTCTCACCTTTAGGACAACCTCAACATCAGTGACGCCGCCAATTTCCTCGTCAAGCACATGATGGCCGCGGAGAACGACATCCTGAAAAGCGTGATCCCCGACACCGTGTCGCCGCAGCTGGGCGCGCGCAGGGAGgcgagctgctccggctgctttaAGTAGCCCAGGGGACGGACGCCAAAGAGCAGGAAGCCGGCTCCACTTCGCCTTCTGGGATCAGACTGTGCAGAAGGCCCGAGCGGGGGAGGGGCGCCCTGCACGAACTGAAGCGAGACCGTAAAGTTCCCGGCGGGGAGTCGTGCACACGCACGGCTCTCGTGCACATGTGGACGTGACTGTACTCCAACACACAGGCTCTCCTACCATCGGGCGGCCATTACCAAAGAAAGTATTGACCACTAGGTGGATCTAAGCTGCGTCTCTTCTGTCGTCGTATCTTCGTTGCACATGcgttgcctttttttaaaaatgcgttAAACGTTTTTCTTAATTTATTTACAGCGGGCTTTACGAGCAGCAGTATTACGTAAACGTTATTGAATAATGCCGTTTCGCTAGCAGCACCTCAGCTCCATCCTCGTTAGTGAGGAAGCGGATGACCTTTGATGGTGTGTCAGCTGTAGTTTTAATAAATTATCTGGATCTTCTTCATCCCTCCTGCAAGTGAGAGCGATGGAGGCAGGTGTTCTTTTCCcctttcttcatttttctccactttgaAGGGAAATGTGATGTTGGTCACGACGCGAGCCAAACTGGACGGAGTTCATTGGCCTGTGGAAACCCACGGTATCCATGGTAACTGCATCaagtcttattttttttaagtctttgCAAATGTCTCATACTCGCCGAATTGCTTCCAACCcctctgttgttatttttaCCTCGCCTGCTGTCTCAGGCTGCCAGATCCTCCACTCTTATCCTGTAAATTACAGCGGATCCCTCCCTCGGTCTCTGATTTACATTGAGCGGATGTAAACCATAAACGGTCGTTCTTGTTTTGCTGTAAAATTGTGTAAAAGAAAGTTGTGTAAAATGAATCGCGCTCTGGTGACGCTCGGCTGTTTGTGTCGTTGTGAGGCTCCGGTGGCTTTTCAACATCGGAGGGACTCCTGATGAAAATGTCTGACCTGGAAATGACaatgtgcacgcacgcacgcacgcacgcacacacacacacacacacacacacacacacacacacacacacagcaaagtgAGATAGCATTTTCCATTTTACTCTTCACAGACGAATGTTCCACTTTACAACCTCATGATCACTGTAATTATTGTAAGCATGTGCGTGCACGTCTCCACGGCTCCCAGGTTCTCATTAGGCAGCCACATGACTGGATTATTTCCTGCCTGAAGGATTAGATTTCTGCTCACGTGAAGACGTTGACAACAATTCAAACCACGCCACGTTTGACCACCTCCGGGTGGACTTCACAAACTCTTCTCAAGGCCTCGTAGACTTCCCGTCTCACTGCTCGCTGCTCCCCCGACTGTGTGATTGAAGTCATGCAGGTTGCCATGAGAGCATGCCTGGCTGAGCTTTGCTCACACGCCTGCTCCCAACAGCGTCTCCGGCCTctgtgggtcagggttagggttccagtaCGGAGGACGAGGTTTCTGCATTCTAAAACAGATCTTAAAGCTAAaatttaatagattttttttaaatccatgttGGCACATGACTTGTTATTCATTACCAGCACTGTGAGCAGAGCATATTGTGTTAGCTGTAGTTTTCAGACTCTGCCAGGGAACCACCCACAGAAAACACCCACAGATTCTCTAAGACAtgaaaagagaataaaagaaaaagagagggggCAGGTGTAAAAAAGAAGGATGCTTAAATCAGCAGCTGCAATGTCAGACAGACAGCTCACTGCAGATTCTGGAGCTCCAATGGACCAAAATTGATCACCTCTGAAAGCATTTGTAGAAAGAACTGTTAttcctatctatctatctatctatctatctatctatctatctatctatctatctatctatctatctatctatctatctatctatctatctatctatctatctatctatctatctatctatctatctatctatctatctatctatctatctatctatctatctatctatctatctatcgccatgctgccacctgctgtccATTTGGCAATACTGCAACCTTTAGACTTGAACGTTCTGACTGAAACCACgtgctcatttatttatttacttattttaaaaatcttatCTTTAAGCTTATATAATCTAGCAGAGGCGGTGAATGAAAATGTTCATTCAAAGGGTTCATTTCGAGAAGATTAATCCGACCACACTTTAATTAGACAGTGATTATTGATTGCTCTGGTCATGTGGTTTAAGGTAGACTTCGCTGGTTAGTGGTGTGTCAAAGACTGGATTTGAACCCTGATGACAGCGTGTGACCTCCACATGCTTTCTCCAAGCATCACTGACCTCCCTAATTAGCCCTGGGACTTCGGCCACTTTAGGTTCCCAGAATCCCTAACGCCAGAACCAATTAGGATAAACCGATCCCTCTTTAATCATCTCTTTTTTATGTCGGCACATAGAAGGGGCAACTAAATGTTGGATTTACTAAAATTATAGAGTTTTAAAAATACTGTGACTGCTTCATGAGGGAGACTGGCAGACTTTCATTATCCTTACTGGGAATTGAGAATATGAATACACATTTATCACTTAGTTGCGTTTGAAAATAGAAATTCATTTAGATCGGCAGATGAAAAAACAGCTTtcacaatgaaataaaagcacataAATGAAGTCATATGCAGTAAACTGTACCTTGTGCAGGGGCAGCAAaagccactagggggcagtaaagACACAGAAAACGTGGGACTGACTGGAAATGTCTGAACGACATGAATccgaaaacacaaataaatctaaataCAAGCTAAATAGTGATGATTATGATTTACAGAAACATCTCTACATAAATATGTCCTCAATAAACCCCACAAGCCGTCAAGCTGCAAATGCCTCCTATTAGCCACATAgattaaaaaggagaaaagttgGTAAAAGCAAGAAAATGCCAGAGAACATTAAGTTAGacagataaaagaaaaacatcttacAGGATATTAGAGGCAACATTCAGTATAAAAACTCTGTCGTCTCTTAATGACATTGCTGGTTCGATCTCTTGACCTTTAAGAGTAATTCAGATGGCTGCGACAAGCACAACACAGGGCACGACGTTCACATCTAATAAAGATATAAAACCATCCATAATACAGGACTTGGAAGCATAAAAGGACCGTTATCACGTGCACTTTGTTCATTTACTCATGAGCACCTCGAATACATTCAGGC
This window harbors:
- the rab38b gene encoding ras-related protein Rab-38b; translated protein: MTNLTSHPNGMQGLRKEHLYKVLVIGDLGVGKTSIIRRYVHQTYSNNYRATIGVDFALKVLNWDSETVRLQLWDIAGQERFGNMTRVYYREAMGAFIVFDVTRHTTFEAVAKWKEDLDSKLMLADGQSIATVLLANKCDQGRELANNAIKMDQFCKDHGFVGWFETSAKDNLNISDAANFLVKHMMAAENDILKSVIPDTVSPQLGARREASCSGCFK